GGAAGCTCCGGTTCACCGTCCTGAACCGTCTCCCAATCGGTGCCGCCCTTGCCGCCGCGCACGTAAGGAAAAACACCGGGGTCATGATCCGCTCCCGCGAGACGCGACGAGTTTTCCTTTTGGTAAATCGGCTGGACGGCCAGTTCATCGGGGGTCCGTGAAACGAGCTTTTCAAGCGGCCTGCCCTTCAGCGAAGACTCTGCAGCCGCCTTCCATTCGTCCAAAGACGCCGGCGCAAATTCAGCCAGGTCCAGCTTTTCGGAGAACAACCCGCTCACGAGACCAGCTCCTCGATTTCGACGTTGTGGCTCTTTCCTTGGATTTGCATCACATAACGCGCAGGCCGCCTCTTCGGTTGTGGCACTGCAGTGGCCTTTGATTGCGGGGCTGCAACCGCAGGAGGTTTTTCGCCGGGCTTTTCGCCGCGCAAAAGTTTTTCGGTCTCCACCGGGAACATGGCGTAGAGGACTGCCGTCTCGTCATCCTCGGGAAACCCTTTCTCTTTCAGCTTGTCGCGCAAGGCGGGAAGCCCCGGAGAAAGCAAATCCGCAGGACGGACCGTCACCGCTTTTTTGCCGCTTTGTTTTTCCACGAGTGCAAGCAGTTCCTTGTCCACGGGCCCCGGAGTGCGGCCGTATTTCCCCAAAACAACGTCCTGCGCGGGCTGCGAGATCATTTTCCACCGTCCGAACTTGACGTTGAGCATGGCCTGCGTGCCGACAATCTGCGACGTCGGCGTGACGAGAGGAATATAGCCGAGAGCGGCGCGCACGACCGGCATCTCGCGCAAGACTTCGTCGTAACGCGCCGCCATCCCCTGGTCTTTGAGCTGCGTGCGGAAGTTGCTGAGCATGCCCCCGGGAACCTGGTAAGTGAGGATATCGACATCGACGCGCTCGTTGGCCGGGCTGGTGAAGGCCTTGAGTTCCTCGTAAATTTTTTCGAAATGCGTGCGGAGACGCGCCAAGCGCTCGCGATCGTAATCGGGACAACGCGGGTGCCCCTCGAGCAAAGCCATCATTCGCAGCGTGTCGGGCTGCGCGGTGCCGTTGGCGAACGGAACGA
The nucleotide sequence above comes from Chthoniobacterales bacterium. Encoded proteins:
- a CDS encoding pyruvate carboxylase subunit B is translated as MKRVAFANTVLRDGHQSLAATRMKTEQMLPALADLDALGFAQLETWGGATIDSCLRYLGENPFERITALKSGASKTPHSMLLRGQNIVQYTSFPDDVVEAFVKCTAGRGMDVLRIFDALNDPRNLETAVRATLQAGKQARGEICYTLSPVHTIEAFVTFAGALVEMGCQSLSIKDMAGLITPKVAYDLVSTLKKNFDVPVILHSHDTAGLAASAYLAAIDAGVDIVETSIVPFANGTAQPDTLRMMALLEGHPRCPDYDRERLARLRTHFEKIYEELKAFTSPANERVDVDILTYQVPGGMLSNFRTQLKDQGMAARYDEVLREMPVVRAALGYIPLVTPTSQIVGTQAMLNVKFGRWKMISQPAQDVVLGKYGRTPGPVDKELLALVEKQSGKKAVTVRPADLLSPGLPALRDKLKEKGFPEDDETAVLYAMFPVETEKLLRGEKPGEKPPAVAAPQSKATAVPQPKRRPARYVMQIQGKSHNVEIEELVS